The following is a genomic window from Candidatus Binataceae bacterium.
CTGATGGTGATCAAACATGCCAGCGCCTCTACTCTGGCGGTGGTGGATGCGGTGCGCGCCAAAATTCCCCTAATCCGGGCCACCGGGCCTAAGGGGATGGAGGTTTCGCTGACCTTCGATCAATCTAAGTTTGTCCGTGCGGCGTTGTGGGACGTGGTCCAGGAAGCGGTTACGGCGGCAGCGCTGGTGGCTCTCATGGTGCTGATCTTCTTGGGCTCGCCCCGCAGTATGTTGATCGTAATCACCTCGATTCCGCTCTCGATCCTGACCGCGATCGTCGGGCTCAAGCTGGCCGGCCAGACGATTAACACCATGACCCTGGGCGGGATTGCGCTGGCAGTGGGGATGCTGGTGGATGATGCGACGGTGGAAATCGAGAATATTCATCGCAACCAGGCGCTGGGCAAGCCGCTGCTGGTGGCGATCCTGGACGGCGCCAGCCAAATCGCCACCCCCACTTTGGTTGGCACCCTGGCGATTTGTATCGTCTTCTTTCCGGTGGTGCTGCTGACCGGGGTGGCGCGCTTCCTGTTTACGCCCTTGGCGATGGCGGTGGTGTTTGCGATGCTCACCTCCTACCTGCTCTCGCGCACCCTGGTGCCGACCATGGCCCGCTACCTGCTGCCCGAGCAGCACAGCGAGCCAGACGTCAATAGCTGGTGGGGCCGATTCGTGCTCCGCTTCGAGGCTGGTTTCGCGCGGCTGCGTGAGAACTACCGCTGGGCCTTGGGCGCTTTTATCGCGCGGCGCACAACCGCATTGGCGGTCAGCGCGGCGGCGATTGTAATTTCGGCGGGGCTGGTGCTGGTGGTGGGGGAGGATTTCTTCCCGGCCGTCGACGCAGGGATGATGCGGTTGCACGTGCGGGCACCCACTGGGACCCGGATCGAGCGCAGCGAAGTCATCGTGGACAACGTCGAGCGCGCGATTCGCCAGGTGATACCGCCTGCGGAGCTGGAAAGTATCAGCGATAATATCGGTCTGCCGCTCTCCTACGACCTGGCCTTCTACCAGACCGACAGCACCGGCCCGCAAGACGCCGATATTCTCATTCAGCTCCAGCCCCGCCATCGTCCCACCGCCTACTATCAGGAGCGCATCCGGACCCTGCTGGCTCAGCGTTTTCCCAACGTGGTGACCTACTTCCAGGCCGCTGATATCACCAGCCAAGTCCTCAACTTCGGCCTGCCGGCGGCAATCGACGCCCAGGTCCAAGGCTACGACTTGCAGTCGGACTACGACTGGGCGCTGCGCCTGAAGCAACGCATGCAGATTATTCCTGGGGTGCGCGATCTGCGCATCGCCGAGCCTCTGGACTATCCCGCGATCAACGTCGAAGTGGATCGCACCAAGGCGCTGCAGTTCGGCGTAACTCAGGAGCAGGTTGCCTCCAGCGTGCTCGCCACCTTGTCGGGCGCGTATCTGTTGCAACCCAATTTCTGGCTGGATCCGGTCAACGGGGTCAACTACGAAGTCATCGCGCAAACTCCCCAGGAAAAAATGGATGCCATGCCGGAGTTGGCCAACATCCCCTTGAGCACCAGTCCGCCCGCCACCACCGATCAGATGGCGGCCGAGACCATCAGCCCGCAGCCGCAATTGCTGGGCAATATCGCCAGTTTCCATCGCTCCTGGGATCCCGCGGTCGTGGCCCATTACACCGTGCAACGCGTGATCGACGTCGACTGCGCGGTCGAGGGGCGCGACCTGGGTAGCGTCAGCCGAGCGGTTGGACAGGCGATCCAGAGTTTGGGCAAATTGCCGCCGGGGACAACCATTCAGATCCTCGGACAGAGCCAAGCCATGAGGGACTCCTTCACCACCCTGGGCGAAGGGTTAGTCCTTGCCATTATCCTGGTCTACCTGTTGATGGTGGCCAACTTTCAGTCCTGGTTGGAGCCGCTGATTATCACCCTGGCGGTGACTGGAGCGCTGGCCGGGGTATTATGGATGCTGGCGATCACCGGTACCACCATCAACGTGGAGTCGCTGATGGGCTCCATCATGGCGGTGGGGGTGGGTGTGGCCAATGGCAACCTGTTGATCATTTTTGCCAACGATCTGCGCGAGGAAGGCTATAGTCCGGTCGCGGCGGCGATCGAGGCTGGCCGTATCCGCCTACGTCCGATCATCATGACCGCCTTGGCGATGATTTTGGGGATGCTGCCGATGGCGCTGGGACTGGGAACCGGCGCCGAACAGAACGCGCCCCTGGGACGTGCGGTAATTGGCGGCCTGATCGCGGCCACCCTGATGACCCTGTTCGTGGTTCCCACTGTGTACTCGATTTTCAGCCGCCACCTGATCGGCAAGGAGCAACGCGACGCCGAAGTCGAAGGCGTGGAGCGTCAGTTGCGCAACCCGGTCTAACATGAGCGACCGCTTAACCGCGCGCCTTAAGCCTGACGGCCGGCACCGAGATTAGATGGAGCAGGATTCGCGCAATTTTTCCGTGCCGCCGCCGGGCAGGTGGTTCCTAATCGGCGGCTTGGTGTCAATCGTGCTGCTGCTGGTCATCACCGCGGGTCTCGTCCTGGCGCGCGAGCACTGGATCATGCGCCAGAGCGCGGCCCTCAAACGCCAAGTGGCGGCCGGCCCGCGAGTATTGGTGGTGCCAATCGGGCGCACCGCGCCCACCCGCACCCTGGTGCTGCCGGCTCTCACGCGTGGCTTCGACGAGACCGAGATTTATGCCAAGGTTCCCGGCTATCTGCGTGCCTTGTACGTGGATAAGGGGGACCGAATCAGAAGAGGTGAGATTTTGGCCCGGATAGAATCGCCGGAGACCGACAAGCAGGTGGCCAACTACCGGGCCAATTATCTGCTGGCCAAGGTCACCGACGATCGCGACGCCGAGTTGTGGCGCAAAGGCGTAATCTCCCGCCAAGCCTATGATGATCAGCATGCTCTGATGTTGCAGGCACGCGCCACCCTGGCTCAGTACGAGGCGCTGCAGGGCTACGAAATCATTCGCGCACCTTTTGACGGAATCGTCACGGCGCGCAACGTCGATCCCGGCCACCTGGTGCCAGAAGCCACCGCCGCTACCAGCACCACCGATGCGATAATCAGCATAGCTCGACTCAAGCCGCTGCGCGTCTTCGCCTATGTGCCACAGGACGTCGCCACCTTTATTCACAATGGCGATCAGGCCACCATTACAGTGCGCAACTATCCTGGCCGCATTTTCGAGGGCACTATCACGCGTCATCCCCAGGCCCTATCACCCGACTCTCGCACCATGTTGGTTGAAGT
Proteins encoded in this region:
- a CDS encoding efflux RND transporter permease subunit; translated protein: VDINMSVPKVSDFNRLPIKWSNGAPVFLGDVAHVTDSHQPQTNVVRVDGRQATYLMVIKHASASTLAVVDAVRAKIPLIRATGPKGMEVSLTFDQSKFVRAALWDVVQEAVTAAALVALMVLIFLGSPRSMLIVITSIPLSILTAIVGLKLAGQTINTMTLGGIALAVGMLVDDATVEIENIHRNQALGKPLLVAILDGASQIATPTLVGTLAICIVFFPVVLLTGVARFLFTPLAMAVVFAMLTSYLLSRTLVPTMARYLLPEQHSEPDVNSWWGRFVLRFEAGFARLRENYRWALGAFIARRTTALAVSAAAIVISAGLVLVVGEDFFPAVDAGMMRLHVRAPTGTRIERSEVIVDNVERAIRQVIPPAELESISDNIGLPLSYDLAFYQTDSTGPQDADILIQLQPRHRPTAYYQERIRTLLAQRFPNVVTYFQAADITSQVLNFGLPAAIDAQVQGYDLQSDYDWALRLKQRMQIIPGVRDLRIAEPLDYPAINVEVDRTKALQFGVTQEQVASSVLATLSGAYLLQPNFWLDPVNGVNYEVIAQTPQEKMDAMPELANIPLSTSPPATTDQMAAETISPQPQLLGNIASFHRSWDPAVVAHYTVQRVIDVDCAVEGRDLGSVSRAVGQAIQSLGKLPPGTTIQILGQSQAMRDSFTTLGEGLVLAIILVYLLMVANFQSWLEPLIITLAVTGALAGVLWMLAITGTTINVESLMGSIMAVGVGVANGNLLIIFANDLREEGYSPVAAAIEAGRIRLRPIIMTALAMILGMLPMALGLGTGAEQNAPLGRAVIGGLIAATLMTLFVVPTVYSIFSRHLIGKEQRDAEVEGVERQLRNPV
- a CDS encoding efflux RND transporter periplasmic adaptor subunit — encoded protein: MEQDSRNFSVPPPGRWFLIGGLVSIVLLLVITAGLVLAREHWIMRQSAALKRQVAAGPRVLVVPIGRTAPTRTLVLPALTRGFDETEIYAKVPGYLRALYVDKGDRIRRGEILARIESPETDKQVANYRANYLLAKVTDDRDAELWRKGVISRQAYDDQHALMLQARATLAQYEALQGYEIIRAPFDGIVTARNVDPGHLVPEATAATSTTDAIISIARLKPLRVFAYVPQDVATFIHNGDQATITVRNYPGRIFEGTITRHPQALSPDSRTMLVEVDLPNDDQALYPGMYGTARFVVRMPVSAPLVPDDALIFRNNRVYVPVVRNNRLRLVEITLGYDNGVQVEATSGVHYDELIAIDVGQAARDGEQVQPVLSHQSENAED